The genomic interval ATCTGCAGCCACACCCGCTTGTTCGGGTGCGCGACGGGCGACCACCAGTGGTGGATGGGCGCCAGCCATTCGCTTACACCGGGCAGTTCACGGTGCGTATCCAGCACTTGCAAGGCTGCAGCGGTGTGAAAGCGCAGGAGGTACGAATGGCCGTCAGCACCCGTGACGATGTTGGCGCGGCTTAAATGCCGCGCAAGCCGGTCGGGGGGTAGGGCGCTGACTATCCAGCCGCATACTGCGCCCGCTGCACCCTGCTCGAGTTGCCATTGAAAATCATACTGGGCCGAGACATCCGAGCCCGGGCGCGAACCAAACAACCAGGGGCCTGCTGTGCGCAGGTTGGTGAACTGGGCTTGCTGCAGCAGTGGCCAGCAGCGGTCGGCGTAGTACCCGGTCAGTCTTTCCTGCACCTCGGGAGCCAGATTGGCCATTTCCACGATGGCGCTCAGGCGGTAACGGTCGGATACTCGCAGCACCTCGACCATCGCTCTGACAAATGGGCTGGGCATCAGCTTGCTCCTTCCATGCGAATCATGTTGTGGCCGTCGGCGATCGCTTTCAGCAGGCAGCTGAGGCAAATAGGTTCGCCGGGCTCAGGTACACCAGAAGTTGAAGTGATGCGATTGCTACCCGTAGCTTGCTGGTTGACCGGCCCTTTGAAGGACAGCGCAAGGCCGTCCAGCGTGATACCGGCGCCATCGATTCGAAGCAGGCCCGCCGGGCTCCTGATCGTCAGGCTTTCGCTGACCTGAATGTCATAGACCTTGGTGGTGTGCCGGATAGCTTCACCCGTTTTCAGGTTGTGGTGACCGGCCACGACCTGTTCCAGATGGCCGCCGATTTCTACCGTGTGGTTGGCCTTGGTGATGTCCTGGCGGTGGTTGCCTACCTGTTCGATTCGATCCTTGCCTGTGGT from Pseudomonas fortuita carries:
- a CDS encoding DUF4123 domain-containing protein, yielding MPSPFVRAMVEVLRVSDRYRLSAIVEMANLAPEVQERLTGYYADRCWPLLQQAQFTNLRTAGPWLFGSRPGSDVSAQYDFQWQLEQGAAGAVCGWIVSALPPDRLARHLSRANIVTGADGHSYLLRFHTAAALQVLDTHRELPGVSEWLAPIHHWWSPVAHPNKRVWLQISGGDQPQSTHFPPITLNEACWAELAGDPLSYQLAELLKGEPSCTALAAACHGTRVGLIQHYLDQAREQGLDREDDLISYVLMLARGGEQLSNSPAWQEAIAATREQQTSLMDNVQRCLRTKD